In Amia ocellicauda isolate fAmiCal2 chromosome 7, fAmiCal2.hap1, whole genome shotgun sequence, one genomic interval encodes:
- the LOC136752632 gene encoding zinc-binding protein A33 yields MSTQSCLLEEELSCPVCFEIFKDPVVLKCSHSFCKTCLQQFWKKKPARECPVCRRRSSLNNPPISLALKHVSESFVKDKSEKHPGGSESLCALHCEKVKLFCLEDEEVLCFVCHASKKHNTHKVCPVEEAALDYKEELRTALDPLKSKLARLYEIKQECDDTAQYTKIQAHQTVKQIKKDFEKLHQFLRDEEAARIAALREEEEKKSEMMKRKIQNITREILSVSNTIIAVDNDIRTNDIVFLQNFKKTKSRAQCPLQDPEGVSGALIDVAKHLGSLKYRVWEKMLGIVQYNPVILDPNTAYAWLTLTADLTSVKNSGEIQAVPDNPERFDHFVFILGSEGFTTGRHFWEVEVGDKVDWVLGIANESISRKGKISGSPDGGFWTISFCSGDYIAMTIPRTRLTLKRKPQKIGVQLDCDRGEVSFFDSNDMKPLYTFNDKFTERVFPFFCPGVNLNGNNPGPLKICPAKVVVWNSAIW; encoded by the exons ATGTCAACACAGTCTTGTCTTCTGGAAGAGGAGCTCTCCTGCCCTGTGTGCTTTGAAATCTTCAAGGATCCTGTTGTTCTCAAATGCAGCCACAGCTTCTGTAAGACCTGTCTGCAACAGTTTTGGAAAAAGAAGCCAGCCCGGGAGTGTCCAGTGTGCAGGAGGAGGTCGTCTCTGAACAACCCTCCTATAAGCCTTGCTTTAAAGCATGTCTCAGAGTCCTTTGTAAAAGATAAAAGCGAAAAACATCCAGGAGGTTCGGAGTCACTGTGTGCCCTGCACTGTGAGAAAGTGAAGCTGTTCTGTTTGGAAGATGAAGAAGTTCTGTGCTTTGTTTGCCACGCTTCTAAAAAACATAACACTCACAAGGTCTGTCCAGTCGAGGAGGCTGCACTGGATTATAAG GAGGAACTCAGGACAGCACTGGATCCCTTGAAATCAAAGTTGGCACGTCTTTATGAAATCAAACAGGAATGTGATGACACGGCGCAGTACACAAAG ATCCAAGCACACCaaacagtaaaacaaataaagaaggaTTTTGAGAAACTACACCAATTTCTAAGAGATGAAGAGGCAGCCAGGATAGCAGCActgagggaggaagaggaaaaGAAGAGTGAAATGATGAAGAGAAAGATACAGAACATTACACGAGAAATACTCTCTGTTTCAAACACAATCATAGCTGTGGATAATGACATTAGAACTAATGATATAGTGTTTTTGCAG aacttCAAGAAGACAAAGAGCAG AGCCCAGTGCCCACTACAGGATCCAGAGGGGGTTTCAGGAGCGCTGATAGATGTTGCCAAACACCTGGGCTCATTGAAGTACAGAGTGTGGGAGAAGATGCTGGGGATTGTTCAATATA ATCCTGTGATTCTGGACCCCAACACGGCATATGCCTGGCTTACTTTGACTGCTGATCTTACCAGTGTGAAAAATAGTGGAGAGATTCAGGCGGTACCAGACAACCCAGAGCGCTTTGATCACTTTGTCTTCATTCTGGGCTCTGAGGGATTTACCACAGGGAGACACTTTTGGGAGGTGGAAGTAGGGGATAAAGTTGACTGGGTTCTGGGCATAGCCAATGAATCCATCAGCAGGAAAGGAAAAATCTCTGGAAGCCCAGATGGAGGATTCTGGACAATATCTTTCTGCTCAGGAGATTACATAGCCATGACCATACCAAGGACACGACTCACCCTGAAGAGGAAACCCCAGAAAATCGGGGTGCAGTTGGACTGTGATAGAGGGGAGGTGTCATTCTTTGATTCCAATGACATGAAGCCACTCTACACTTTCAATGACAAATTTACTGAGAGAGTGTTTCCATTTTTCTGTCCTGGGGTGAATTTAAATGGTAATAACCCTGGTCCTCTGAAAATCTGCCCTGCTAAGGTGGTGGTGTGGAATAGTGCCATATGGTGA